Proteins encoded within one genomic window of Rhodothermales bacterium:
- a CDS encoding c-type cytochrome translates to MKGSRRLAFVAGLIALVFVIAPAAAQNAAPPSKWAPDFPLWAALWNPDFPREPTNEEPYHVPNSSETYTMKHARNLFFSPDWHPDHHPALPDVVLNGRQPEVWACGSCHRAEGTGGPENAPIAGQPAAYIVQQMADFKSGARMFSAPQRKPIHDMTQIGRAITDEEVQAAAAYFSALKLEPILKVVEAETIPKTVIAGLVYAKDPAGGTEPLGDRIVEMPDNLKQFEMRDSGSHFTVYVPVGSLAKGGLLVTGGAPGGVPCATCHGADLRGMGPVPGIAGRSPSYMMRQLMDFKTGARAGTWSPLMKPQIEHLSIDDMTAVVAYLASLTP, encoded by the coding sequence ATGAAGGGTTCTCGCCGTTTGGCCTTTGTTGCAGGGCTCATAGCTCTCGTGTTCGTCATCGCGCCGGCCGCCGCGCAGAACGCGGCGCCACCGTCCAAATGGGCCCCGGACTTCCCGCTCTGGGCCGCGCTGTGGAATCCCGATTTCCCTCGCGAGCCGACCAACGAGGAGCCGTATCACGTCCCGAACAGCTCGGAGACGTACACGATGAAGCATGCGCGCAACCTGTTCTTTTCGCCGGACTGGCACCCCGATCATCATCCGGCGCTGCCCGATGTGGTGCTGAACGGCCGGCAGCCCGAAGTATGGGCCTGCGGTTCGTGTCACCGGGCGGAAGGCACCGGCGGGCCGGAGAATGCGCCCATCGCCGGCCAGCCGGCGGCGTACATCGTGCAGCAGATGGCCGACTTCAAGAGCGGCGCCCGCATGTTCTCGGCGCCGCAGCGCAAGCCGATCCACGACATGACCCAGATCGGGCGGGCGATCACCGATGAGGAAGTCCAGGCCGCGGCCGCCTATTTTTCCGCGCTGAAACTGGAGCCGATCCTCAAGGTCGTCGAGGCCGAGACGATTCCGAAGACCGTCATCGCCGGCCTCGTGTACGCCAAAGACCCCGCCGGCGGGACCGAGCCGCTCGGCGACCGCATCGTCGAGATGCCCGACAATCTGAAGCAGTTCGAGATGCGGGATTCCGGATCGCACTTCACCGTCTACGTCCCGGTCGGCAGCCTCGCGAAGGGCGGCCTGCTGGTTACGGGCGGGGCGCCCGGGGGCGTCCCCTGCGCCACGTGCCACGGCGCCGACCTGCGGGGTATGGGCCCCGTGCCGGGCATCGCCGGCCGGTCGCCGAGCTACATGATGCGCCAGCTGATGGACTTCAAGACGGGCGCGCGGGCCGGCACGTGGTCGCCGCTGATGAAGCCGCAGATCGAACACCTGTCCATCGACGACATGACGGCCGTGGTAGCCTATCTGGCGTCGTTGACGCCCTGA
- a CDS encoding TfoX/Sxy family protein, translating into MKTDDLLVHRVREVMQHVPGVREKKMFGSIAFLVDGKMCVNARAERIMCRIDPALHDQAVERDGCRTVVMRGRPIRGYVHVDAESVQTERELLYWIDLALTHHGAGARPGDR; encoded by the coding sequence ATGAAGACCGATGACCTGCTCGTGCACCGCGTGCGCGAGGTGATGCAGCACGTGCCGGGCGTCCGGGAGAAGAAGATGTTCGGCAGCATCGCGTTTCTCGTGGATGGCAAGATGTGCGTGAACGCGCGCGCCGAACGCATCATGTGTCGCATCGACCCGGCCCTGCACGACCAGGCCGTCGAGCGCGATGGGTGCCGGACGGTGGTGATGCGCGGCCGCCCCATCAGGGGGTATGTGCATGTCGATGCCGAATCGGTGCAAACCGAGCGGGAGCTGTTGTACTGGATCGATCTGGCGCTGACCCATCACGGGGCCGGCGCGAGGCCCGGGGATCGGTAG
- a CDS encoding YdiU family protein — MNIAFDNSYARELEGFYVPWQGAPVPKPEVVRLNEPLAVELGLDPDALRTREGAAILAGSVAPAGGSPLAQAYAGHQFGGFSPQLGDGRALLVGEVIDRNGTRRDIHLKGSGRTPFSRGGDGKAVLGPVLREYLVGEAMHALGIPTTRALAAVATGERVYREGPRPGAVLARVASSHLRVGTFQFFAARGDVEKVARLADYAIERHDPDLAGRADRYLTFLQRVAERQAALVARWMHVGFVHGVMNTDNMTISGETIDYGPCAFIDAYSPAAVFSSIDHQGRYAYGNQPAIARWNIARLAETLLALIDPEDEDRAVARATDVVDAFAIHYEARWLDGMRRKIGLSTEEEGDGELVADLLGVLNTHAVDFTQGFRRLAESALGQDDAMRALFGDPAGIDAWLAAWRNRLQREPLDPAQRAEAMNRVNPIYIPRNHLVEEALTAASDGDLAPFDTLLGVLADPFRRREGLQAYETPAPPSFGRYTTFCGT, encoded by the coding sequence ATGAACATCGCCTTCGACAATAGCTACGCCCGCGAGCTGGAGGGCTTCTATGTGCCCTGGCAGGGCGCGCCGGTGCCGAAGCCGGAGGTCGTTCGCCTCAACGAGCCGCTCGCCGTCGAACTCGGCCTCGACCCCGACGCGCTGCGGACCCGCGAGGGCGCCGCCATCCTCGCCGGCAGCGTCGCCCCCGCCGGCGGGAGCCCGCTGGCCCAGGCGTATGCCGGCCATCAGTTCGGCGGCTTCTCGCCGCAGCTCGGCGACGGGCGCGCGCTGCTCGTCGGCGAAGTCATCGACCGGAACGGGACGCGTCGCGACATCCACCTGAAAGGCTCCGGCCGGACGCCCTTCTCGCGCGGCGGCGACGGCAAGGCGGTGCTCGGGCCCGTGCTCCGCGAATACCTCGTCGGTGAGGCCATGCACGCGCTGGGCATCCCGACCACCCGCGCGCTGGCGGCCGTCGCGACGGGCGAACGCGTCTACCGCGAGGGGCCGCGGCCCGGCGCGGTGCTCGCCCGGGTGGCGTCGAGCCATCTGCGGGTCGGCACCTTCCAGTTTTTCGCGGCCCGGGGCGACGTCGAAAAGGTCGCCCGCCTGGCCGATTACGCGATCGAGCGGCACGACCCGGATCTGGCCGGGCGCGCGGATCGCTACCTCACCTTCCTGCAGCGTGTCGCCGAGCGCCAGGCCGCGCTCGTCGCGCGCTGGATGCACGTGGGTTTTGTCCACGGCGTCATGAACACCGACAACATGACGATTTCGGGGGAGACGATCGACTACGGGCCGTGCGCCTTTATCGACGCCTACAGCCCGGCCGCCGTCTTCAGTTCGATCGATCATCAGGGGCGGTATGCCTACGGCAACCAGCCGGCGATCGCCCGGTGGAACATCGCGCGCCTCGCCGAGACGCTGCTGGCGCTGATCGATCCGGAGGATGAAGACCGCGCCGTCGCGCGGGCGACGGATGTCGTCGATGCCTTCGCGATCCACTACGAGGCGCGCTGGCTGGACGGGATGCGCCGTAAGATCGGGTTGTCGACGGAGGAAGAGGGCGACGGGGAGCTGGTTGCCGACCTGCTCGGCGTGCTCAACACCCACGCGGTGGATTTTACGCAGGGCTTCCGCCGCCTCGCGGAATCGGCGCTGGGGCAGGACGACGCTATGCGCGCGCTGTTCGGCGATCCGGCCGGCATCGATGCCTGGCTCGCAGCGTGGCGCAACCGGCTTCAGCGCGAGCCGCTCGATCCGGCCCAGCGCGCCGAAGCCATGAACCGGGTGAATCCGATCTACATCCCGCGCAACCACCTCGTCGAGGAGGCGCTGACGGCGGCATCGGACGGGGATCTCGCGCCGTTCGACACCCTGCTCGGCGTCCTCGCCGACCCGTTCCGCCGGCGCGAGGGGCTGCAGGCGTATGAGACGCCGGCTCCGCCGTCGTTCGGGCGCTACACGACGTTTTGCGGGACGTAA
- a CDS encoding sulfatase-like hydrolase/transferase, translating into MSLRFFWAGLLLFAGVSCQSPAPDRPNILWITAEDMSPVLGYLGDTYAITPNIDRLAGESVIYTNAFATAPVCSPSRAALINGIMASIQGAQQMRSAYPIPDAWIGFPAYLRQAGYYTTNNVKTDYNSANEAAIIAASWDESSDTAGWQGRRGDQPFFSIFNQMVSHQSRTMAWPYEQFVREVQSRLAPDEIHDPAAAPVPPYYPDTPVIRRTIARFYDCVTVLDHEVGEILQRLEDDGLMDDTIIFFYSDHGSGMPRHKRVLLDSGMAVPLLVRFPEKYRHLAPAGPGERVDRLVNFEDFGPTVLSLAGVPIPEYMQGQAFLGGAETAPRAYVFGHRDRIDEAVDMSRSVRDKRYLYVRNYMPHLSYNQFSAWADEGEVNHEFYAMKPEDMSDAVRQFAGPTKPREALFDTQADPLNLNNLAASGSHQDVLQRMRGVLNDYLVDHRDLGFVPEVEMRRMGMGTTAYDWARSGAYDVTAHIAAAEAVGTDDFARFREALQSEAPGIRYWGAMGYTAASQLPAQEVGALRAALADPSAIVRIEAASALLQHGRAGEALPVLTELLHDDDLWVVTYAARALELGGEASRPAYAELKALHDRYQGTMDVPEWLVVFSTTGFMNRVQP; encoded by the coding sequence ATGTCGCTTCGCTTCTTCTGGGCCGGCCTCTTGCTGTTTGCCGGCGTCTCCTGTCAGTCCCCTGCCCCCGATCGTCCCAATATCCTCTGGATCACGGCGGAGGACATGAGCCCCGTGCTGGGGTATCTCGGCGACACGTACGCCATCACCCCGAACATCGACCGCCTCGCCGGCGAGAGCGTCATCTATACCAACGCCTTCGCCACGGCTCCGGTGTGCTCCCCTTCGCGGGCCGCGCTCATCAACGGGATCATGGCGTCGATACAGGGCGCGCAGCAGATGCGGTCCGCCTATCCGATCCCCGACGCCTGGATCGGGTTTCCCGCGTACCTCCGGCAGGCCGGCTACTACACGACGAACAACGTCAAGACCGACTACAACTCCGCCAACGAGGCCGCGATCATCGCGGCGTCGTGGGACGAGAGCAGCGACACCGCCGGCTGGCAGGGCCGGCGGGGCGACCAGCCGTTTTTCAGCATCTTCAACCAGATGGTCTCTCACCAGTCGCGCACGATGGCGTGGCCGTACGAGCAATTCGTGCGCGAGGTGCAGAGCCGGCTAGCGCCCGACGAGATCCACGACCCCGCCGCGGCGCCGGTCCCGCCGTATTACCCGGACACCCCGGTCATCCGACGCACGATCGCCCGGTTCTACGACTGCGTGACGGTGCTGGACCATGAGGTCGGCGAGATCCTGCAACGGCTGGAAGACGACGGGTTGATGGACGACACCATCATCTTTTTTTACTCCGATCACGGCAGCGGCATGCCCCGGCACAAACGGGTGCTGCTCGACTCCGGCATGGCGGTCCCGCTGCTCGTCCGTTTTCCCGAGAAATACCGCCACCTGGCGCCGGCCGGCCCCGGCGAGCGCGTCGACCGGCTCGTGAATTTCGAGGATTTCGGGCCGACCGTGCTGAGCCTCGCCGGCGTCCCGATCCCCGAATACATGCAGGGACAGGCCTTCCTCGGTGGCGCGGAGACGGCGCCGAGGGCGTACGTGTTCGGCCATCGCGACCGGATCGACGAGGCGGTGGACATGTCCCGCTCGGTGCGGGACAAACGGTATCTTTATGTCCGCAACTACATGCCGCACCTGAGTTACAACCAGTTCAGCGCCTGGGCCGACGAAGGTGAAGTCAACCACGAATTCTATGCGATGAAGCCGGAGGACATGAGCGACGCCGTGCGCCAGTTCGCCGGCCCCACGAAGCCGCGCGAAGCCCTGTTCGACACCCAGGCCGACCCGTTGAACCTGAACAACCTCGCCGCGTCGGGGTCGCACCAGGATGTGCTCCAGCGCATGCGCGGCGTACTCAACGACTACCTCGTCGACCACCGGGACCTCGGCTTCGTGCCGGAGGTCGAGATGCGGAGGATGGGCATGGGAACGACGGCGTACGACTGGGCGCGCAGCGGGGCGTACGATGTGACGGCGCATATCGCGGCGGCGGAAGCCGTTGGAACCGACGATTTTGCGCGGTTCCGCGAGGCGCTGCAGAGCGAGGCTCCCGGCATTCGGTACTGGGGCGCGATGGGTTATACCGCGGCGTCGCAGCTGCCGGCGCAGGAGGTCGGGGCGCTGCGCGCCGCACTGGCCGACCCGTCCGCGATCGTCCGCATCGAGGCGGCTTCCGCGTTGTTGCAGCATGGCCGCGCCGGCGAGGCGCTGCCCGTCCTCACCGAATTGCTGCACGACGACGACCTCTGGGTAGTGACCTATGCCGCCCGCGCGCTCGAACTGGGCGGGGAGGCCTCGCGGCCGGCTTACGCCGAGTTGAAAGCGCTGCACGATCGCTACCAGGGGACCATGGACGTGCCGGAGTGGCTCGTGGTGTTCTCGACGACCGGCTTCATGAACCGGGTGCAGCCCTGA
- a CDS encoding dihydrofolate reductase family protein encodes MKTQYYTATSINGYIADAQNSLDWLMQFGEIESMKDHYPHFIKDVGAMAMGSTTYEWVIRHDNMLEHPEKWPYEIPAWVFSRRTLPAIPGKDIRFVQGDVAPVHAAMAEAAGGKNIWLVGGGELVGQFHDQGLLDELIITIASVMLEGGAPLLPRRLATPPLRLVGTEQHGDAFAVLTYAVRR; translated from the coding sequence ATGAAAACCCAGTACTACACCGCAACGAGCATCAACGGGTACATCGCCGATGCACAGAACTCGCTGGACTGGCTCATGCAGTTCGGTGAGATCGAGAGCATGAAGGATCACTACCCGCATTTCATCAAGGACGTCGGCGCCATGGCGATGGGCTCGACGACCTACGAGTGGGTCATCCGGCACGACAACATGCTCGAACACCCGGAGAAGTGGCCGTATGAGATCCCGGCGTGGGTCTTCAGCCGGCGGACGCTGCCGGCGATCCCGGGCAAGGACATCCGGTTTGTTCAGGGGGATGTAGCGCCCGTCCATGCGGCGATGGCCGAGGCCGCCGGCGGGAAAAACATCTGGCTCGTCGGCGGCGGTGAGCTGGTCGGGCAGTTCCACGATCAGGGACTGCTCGACGAACTCATCATCACCATCGCATCCGTGATGCTGGAGGGGGGCGCGCCGCTGCTGCCGCGCCGGCTGGCCACGCCGCCGCTCCGGCTCGTCGGCACGGAACAGCACGGCGATGCGTTCGCGGTGCTCACCTATGCTGTGCGTCGGTAG
- a CDS encoding cupin domain-containing protein, with product MPQRILAPSVIQAVGTRPKRIEEFAGRVNSGHEQVSVARMVSPSGWEEPGQRPEFEEITVVLKGMLQVEYEGGVMEVAAGQAVVCRPGEWIRYSTPGPEGAEYIAVCLPAFSPDTVHRDA from the coding sequence ATGCCACAACGCATCCTTGCGCCATCCGTCATCCAGGCGGTCGGCACCCGACCGAAGCGCATCGAGGAATTTGCCGGCCGCGTGAACTCAGGACACGAACAGGTCAGCGTGGCCCGGATGGTGTCGCCATCCGGATGGGAAGAGCCGGGGCAGCGCCCCGAATTCGAGGAAATCACGGTCGTGCTGAAAGGGATGTTGCAGGTGGAATACGAGGGGGGCGTGATGGAGGTGGCGGCGGGGCAGGCGGTGGTCTGCCGGCCCGGGGAGTGGATCCGCTACAGCACGCCGGGGCCCGAAGGCGCGGAATACATCGCCGTATGCCTCCCCGCCTTCTCGCCGGACACCGTCCACCGCGATGCGTGA
- a CDS encoding VOC family protein, whose product MQLGAFSISLAVKDIAASRAFYENLGFTAFGGNQAHNWLIMKNGDHLIGLFQGMFDQNILTFNPGWDQHAGELAEFTDVRDLQKQLRARGVTFATEADETTSGPASFVIVDPDGNTILVDQHR is encoded by the coding sequence ATGCAACTGGGTGCTTTTTCCATAAGCCTCGCCGTGAAGGATATCGCGGCATCGCGGGCGTTTTACGAGAACCTGGGCTTTACGGCTTTCGGCGGTAACCAGGCTCACAACTGGCTGATCATGAAAAACGGCGACCACCTGATCGGTCTCTTTCAGGGCATGTTCGATCAGAACATCCTGACGTTTAATCCGGGATGGGATCAGCACGCCGGCGAACTGGCGGAATTCACCGATGTCCGCGACCTGCAGAAGCAGCTCCGCGCGCGCGGGGTGACGTTCGCAACGGAAGCCGACGAGACCACGTCGGGGCCGGCCAGTTTTGTGATCGTCGATCCCGACGGCAACACGATCCTCGTGGATCAGCACCGGTGA
- a CDS encoding MBL fold metallo-hydrolase codes for MSIDFASQRKNGRFLNVPPRSMAPLSEFIKWARRRDRGGWNPRGADYAIGAPPPARVAPDAARVTFVNHATVLLQLAGLNILTDPIWGERASPVPFAGPRRARPAGIAFDDLPPIDLILLSHNHYDHLCIDTLRRLARRDRPKLITGLGNSPVPRRAGLTSIRELDWWEQTTEGGIEITYVPAQHFSGRGLFDRFKALWGGFYLRLPAGAVYFAADSGAGPHFEAIRRRLGAPDFAMIPIGAYRPRAIMQPVHISPREAVEVHQTIGARESMAIHFGTFPLADDGQYEPAEKLEAALHEAGLSQADFWVPAFGEGREIRLTAA; via the coding sequence ATGTCGATCGATTTCGCCAGCCAGCGCAAGAACGGCCGTTTCCTGAACGTCCCACCCCGGAGCATGGCGCCGCTTTCCGAATTCATCAAGTGGGCCCGCCGGCGCGACCGTGGCGGCTGGAACCCGCGAGGCGCGGACTACGCCATCGGCGCTCCGCCGCCGGCGCGTGTGGCGCCGGACGCGGCGCGCGTCACCTTTGTCAACCATGCCACGGTGCTCCTGCAGCTCGCCGGCCTCAACATCCTCACCGATCCGATCTGGGGGGAGCGCGCGAGTCCGGTGCCCTTCGCCGGTCCGCGACGCGCGCGGCCGGCCGGCATCGCCTTCGACGACCTGCCGCCGATCGACCTCATCCTGCTCAGCCACAACCACTACGACCATCTCTGCATCGACACGCTGCGCCGGCTCGCCCGGCGCGACCGGCCGAAGCTGATCACCGGCCTCGGCAACAGTCCGGTCCCGCGCCGCGCCGGGTTGACGTCCATCCGCGAGCTGGACTGGTGGGAGCAAACGACCGAGGGCGGCATCGAGATAACCTATGTGCCGGCGCAACACTTCTCGGGGCGCGGCCTGTTCGACCGGTTCAAGGCGCTCTGGGGCGGATTTTATCTCCGGCTCCCCGCCGGCGCGGTCTATTTCGCCGCCGACTCGGGCGCGGGCCCGCACTTTGAAGCAATCCGACGCCGCCTGGGCGCGCCCGACTTCGCGATGATCCCCATCGGCGCCTACCGGCCGCGGGCCATTATGCAGCCGGTCCATATCTCCCCCCGGGAGGCCGTGGAGGTGCACCAGACCATCGGCGCGCGCGAAAGCATGGCCATCCATTTCGGGACCTTCCCGCTCGCCGACGATGGGCAATACGAACCGGCGGAAAAGCTCGAAGCCGCCCTCCACGAGGCCGGCCTCAGCCAGGCCGATTTCTGGGTGCCGGCGTTCGGGGAAGGGCGCGAGATCCGGCTGACGGCGGCGTGA
- a CDS encoding heme-binding protein has product MSAPKPPPYGVSITLDQAKIVMAGAEAEALRNNWNVVIAILDSGGHLVMLHRLNDTQIGSIEVAQTKAYSAVAFRRPTKAFGDQFEQGGLNLRLLQLSGASVIEGGVPIVVDGRLIGAIGVSGVMSSQDAQIAQAGIDALHAA; this is encoded by the coding sequence ATGTCCGCCCCCAAACCCCCACCGTACGGCGTCTCCATCACCCTCGACCAGGCAAAAATCGTCATGGCCGGCGCCGAGGCCGAGGCGCTCCGCAACAACTGGAATGTCGTCATCGCCATCCTGGATTCAGGCGGCCACCTGGTGATGCTCCACCGGCTGAACGATACCCAGATCGGCAGCATCGAGGTCGCCCAGACGAAGGCGTATTCCGCGGTCGCGTTCCGCCGGCCCACGAAGGCGTTCGGGGATCAGTTCGAGCAGGGCGGGTTGAACCTCCGGCTGCTCCAGCTGTCCGGCGCCAGCGTGATCGAAGGCGGGGTGCCGATCGTGGTTGACGGCCGGCTCATCGGCGCGATCGGCGTCTCCGGCGTGATGTCGAGCCAGGACGCGCAGATCGCGCAGGCCGGCATCGACGCGCTGCACGCGGCGTAA
- a CDS encoding amidohydrolase: protein MFHVSAFHRRMRRAGLGLLLLGLAGPVRAQSMPAIDAAVERHTPQIVALRHRIHQNPELSNREHDTAALVAEHLRALGFDEVRTGVAYTGVVGVLRGGRPGPVVGVRADMDALPVTEATGLPFASTKRAVYGGQDVGVMHACGHDIHTSVGMGVASVLADMKASLPGTVVFLFQPAEEGPPEGEEGGAPLMIKEGATADPRPEAVFALHALPSLEVGQVGFTFGPAMAAADQWSARIIGRQAHAAQPQESVDPIVTAAQVVLGLQTIRSRNLSGLDDGVITAGIIRGGERSNIIPSEVYLEGTVRTFDPKVQDLIERRMREVIEHTTAAAGGTYEFIYDRGLPVTVNDPQLGEQMLPALKRAVGDENVQILLPSSGAEDFSYFAQQAPGFFFRLGTTRPGTTSGGLHTPTMTADDGAIPVGIRAMTTLVLDYLQGR from the coding sequence ATGTTCCACGTTTCCGCTTTTCACCGGCGCATGCGCCGGGCCGGCCTCGGTCTGCTGCTGCTCGGCCTCGCGGGGCCGGTTCGCGCACAGTCCATGCCCGCGATCGACGCGGCGGTCGAACGCCACACGCCGCAGATCGTCGCGCTCCGCCACCGCATCCACCAGAACCCCGAGTTGTCGAACCGCGAGCACGATACGGCCGCGCTGGTGGCCGAACACCTCCGCGCGCTCGGTTTCGACGAGGTGCGGACGGGCGTGGCCTACACGGGCGTCGTGGGCGTGCTCCGCGGCGGCCGGCCCGGCCCGGTCGTCGGCGTCCGGGCCGACATGGATGCGCTGCCGGTGACCGAGGCGACGGGGCTGCCCTTCGCTTCGACGAAACGCGCCGTTTATGGCGGGCAGGACGTGGGGGTGATGCATGCGTGCGGGCACGACATCCACACGAGCGTGGGGATGGGCGTGGCGAGCGTGCTGGCGGACATGAAGGCGTCGCTTCCCGGTACGGTCGTGTTTCTGTTTCAGCCGGCGGAAGAGGGTCCACCCGAGGGCGAAGAGGGCGGCGCGCCGCTGATGATCAAGGAGGGCGCGACGGCCGATCCGCGTCCCGAGGCGGTTTTCGCGCTGCATGCCTTGCCGTCGCTCGAGGTGGGCCAGGTCGGCTTCACGTTCGGCCCCGCGATGGCGGCGGCGGACCAGTGGTCGGCGCGCATCATCGGCCGCCAGGCGCACGCCGCGCAGCCGCAGGAGTCGGTGGACCCGATCGTCACTGCGGCCCAGGTGGTGCTGGGGCTGCAGACGATCCGCTCGCGCAACCTGTCCGGCCTGGACGATGGAGTGATCACGGCCGGCATCATCCGGGGCGGGGAGCGCAGCAACATCATCCCGTCCGAAGTATACCTCGAAGGCACCGTGCGAACCTTCGATCCGAAGGTGCAAGACCTCATCGAGCGCCGGATGCGCGAGGTGATCGAACACACTACGGCGGCCGCCGGCGGGACCTACGAATTTATCTACGATCGCGGGCTGCCCGTCACGGTCAACGACCCGCAACTGGGCGAGCAGATGCTGCCTGCGCTGAAACGCGCCGTCGGCGACGAAAACGTCCAGATCCTTCTGCCAAGCAGCGGCGCCGAGGATTTCTCCTATTTCGCGCAGCAGGCGCCCGGCTTTTTCTTCCGGCTCGGCACCACCCGGCCCGGCACGACCTCGGGTGGATTGCACACGCCCACCATGACGGCGGACGATGGCGCCATCCCCGTGGGCATCCGCGCGATGACGACGCTGGTGCTGGATTATTTGCAGGGCCGGTGA
- a CDS encoding amidohydrolase family protein, with protein sequence MSRYPNVALFVLSLWLVSASQAQPVVLKAARLLDVETGRLVAPAALVVEDGRIAAVNAARIPAGAEVIDLGDMTLLPGLMDMHTHLTFALEGDWVHDGVVKTPADLALMGAYNARKTLMAGITTVRDVGSVGFADVSLARAIDAGQVDGPSIFPAGHSIGITGGHCDATGYAPGILESGPEAGIADGPDEATKAVRYQIKHGAKVIKICATAGVLSFEGPVGAQQLSAEEMRAIVEEAGRHGLKVAAHAHGSDGILAAVRAGVASIEHGSILTDEIIAEMKQRGTYLVPTTHLVDAIDMEMLPPPIRRKAEEVTPLAVASLKKAIAAGVPIAMGTDATVMPHGDNMLEFVAMVDRGMAPLEAIRSGTTHAADLLGVADRGRLAEGLRADIIAVRGNPLEDIRALETVPFVMKGGVVYKK encoded by the coding sequence ATGTCCCGTTACCCGAATGTCGCGCTGTTCGTCCTGTCCCTCTGGCTCGTGTCCGCGAGCCAGGCCCAGCCGGTGGTGCTGAAAGCCGCGCGCCTGCTCGACGTCGAAACCGGCCGGCTCGTAGCGCCTGCCGCGCTGGTCGTCGAAGACGGGCGGATCGCTGCCGTAAACGCGGCGCGGATCCCTGCCGGCGCGGAGGTGATCGACCTCGGCGACATGACCCTGCTCCCGGGGCTGATGGATATGCACACCCACCTGACCTTCGCGCTGGAGGGCGACTGGGTGCACGACGGCGTCGTCAAGACGCCGGCGGACCTCGCGCTGATGGGGGCCTACAACGCCCGCAAGACGCTGATGGCCGGCATCACGACGGTGCGCGACGTCGGGTCCGTCGGCTTTGCAGACGTGTCGCTCGCCCGCGCCATCGACGCCGGCCAGGTCGACGGCCCAAGCATCTTCCCCGCCGGCCACTCGATCGGCATCACGGGCGGGCACTGCGATGCCACCGGGTATGCGCCGGGGATTCTGGAAAGCGGACCGGAAGCCGGCATAGCCGACGGGCCCGACGAGGCGACGAAGGCGGTACGTTATCAGATCAAACACGGCGCGAAGGTCATCAAGATCTGCGCGACGGCCGGCGTGCTGAGTTTCGAGGGGCCCGTCGGGGCGCAGCAGTTGAGCGCGGAGGAGATGCGCGCGATCGTCGAGGAAGCCGGCCGGCACGGCCTCAAGGTGGCGGCGCACGCGCACGGATCGGATGGCATCCTGGCGGCGGTGCGCGCCGGCGTGGCATCCATCGAACACGGCTCGATCCTCACCGACGAAATCATCGCCGAGATGAAGCAGCGCGGCACCTACCTGGTGCCCACCACCCATCTGGTCGATGCGATCGACATGGAGATGCTGCCGCCGCCGATCCGCAGGAAGGCGGAAGAGGTGACCCCCCTGGCGGTGGCGAGCCTGAAAAAGGCCATCGCCGCCGGCGTGCCGATCGCGATGGGCACCGACGCCACCGTGATGCCGCACGGCGACAACATGCTGGAATTCGTCGCGATGGTCGATCGGGGGATGGCGCCGCTCGAAGCCATTCGTTCGGGGACGACGCACGCGGCCGACCTGCTCGGCGTGGCCGACCGGGGCCGGCTGGCCGAAGGCCTCCGCGCCGACATCATCGCCGTGCGCGGCAACCCCCTGGAGGATATCCGGGCCCTGGAGACCGTGCCGTTCGTGATGAAAGGCGGCGTGGTCTATAAAAAGTAA